The sequence below is a genomic window from Methanobacteriaceae archaeon.
ATAAAACAACCATAAATATTAATATCTATAATAAACGATTGTACTTCATAGTATATAAAATTAAAGAAAAATAAAACAATTAAAATTAGAAAAAATTGTGACTTCGTGTCACATCCTCAAAAAAAGAAAAAAAGAAAAAATTGCACTTATTGAGCAATATTTCCTTGAGCAGCAGCTGCAATTTGTTCAGCTTGAGCTTGAAGGCTTCCAACAACGTCAGTACATTGTTGTAAGTTAGCTAACATTTTGTCCAAGCTGTCATTTAAGTCCTCTTTTTGCCCGTTTAAGATTTCACGAGCACCTTCAGCATCTTTTTTAACAGCGAGTCCTGCTCCAATACTTACAATAATTTCGTCAGTACTTTTAAGTTCTCCTTTAACGAATGAACCTGCACCAACAGGTACGAAAGCTTCAACAGACTCTTTACCTTCAATATCTTCTAAAGTAGCAAATAATGCGTCAACTTCAGCCATTGAAGTTTTGATTAATTCAATTTGTTGTTGAATTAATTCTGCTTGTTGTCTGTAAACATTGATTTCGTTAAGAAGACCATTTAACCTTTGTTGATCTTCCATATGAACACCTTCAAAGTGTTTATAAGATTTCTTTAACGATTGGGTCAACAACATCTTCAGGAGCGATTTCTACGATTTCATCGATAGAAATTTGATTCCTGTTAATTCTGTGTTTACTTCCGAAACGTTCGTAGATTTTTTCTTCGATTTCAGCTTCACAAGTAGCTTTGTATTCTTTAGTAAACTTATGATAGTCATCGCCCATTACAAAAGTACCTTTAACTCTGTAAATTTTTGTTATCATATAAAATCCCTCATAGATATATTAATTAAAAATCATCATCTAAAAAGCCTAATGCTTCTTCAACTCTAGCCATTTCAGGACCGGTACTATCCTTAGCAACAATTGCTCCATTGGAATTAGCAATAGAACAAGCACCAACTAAAGAAATACCTCTTCCAACAGTACCAATATCCCCTTCTACACCAAATACTTCTTGAGCAA
It includes:
- the rpl18a gene encoding 50S ribosomal protein L18Ae; its protein translation is MITKIYRVKGTFVMGDDYHKFTKEYKATCEAEIEEKIYERFGSKHRINRNQISIDEIVEIAPEDVVDPIVKEIL
- the pfdA gene encoding prefoldin subunit alpha, translated to MEDQQRLNGLLNEINVYRQQAELIQQQIELIKTSMAEVDALFATLEDIEGKESVEAFVPVGAGSFVKGELKSTDEIIVSIGAGLAVKKDAEGAREILNGQKEDLNDSLDKMLANLQQCTDVVGSLQAQAEQIAAAAQGNIAQ